DNA from Kitasatospora herbaricolor:
GACGGCGTCCTGCTGGAGGGCCTCCCGAGGGAGCATCACCATGGCGGTGATGCCGCCGCCCTGGACGTTCTCCCGCAGCTGGACCCGGATGCCGTGCCGGCGGGCCAGCCGGGCGACCACGAACAGTCCCATGCTCCGACCGGTCAGGGCGCCGGCCAGCAGCGCGTCACGGCGGTCGCTGCCGGGCTCGGAGGGCTCGGACAGCTGCTCGTTCAGGGTGCGCAGCCGCTCGCCGGGCAGGCCGATGCCGCGGTCCACCACGGAGATCATCAGCTCGCCGTTGTCGAGCAGCCAGCCGCCGACCTCGACCTGGTCCTGCGGGGGCGAGAAGGCGGTTGCGTTCTCCAGCAGTTCGGCGACCAGGTGGCTGGTGTCGTCGGCGACCGCCCCGCTGAGCCGGATCGGGGCCAGGAAGCCGAGCTTGACCCGCTCGTAGCGCTCGATCTCGGAGACCGCGGCCCGGACGACGTCCAGCAGGGTGACGGTCTTGCGGCTGCGGTGGCTGTTCTCCAGGCCGGCCAGCAGCAGCATGTTCTCGCTGTTGCGGCGCATCCGGGTGGCGAGGTGGTCGAGCCGGAACAGGCTCTCCAGCTGCGCCGGGTCGGCCTCGCGGCCCTCCAGCGCCTCGATCAGCACGAGCTGGCGTTCGACCAGGGTCAGGGTGCGCATCGCGAGGTTGACGAAGGTGGAGTCGACGCTGCCCTCCAGCTCGTCGACCTCCTTGGCCAGCGCGTCCCGCTCCAGCAGGAGCGCGTCACGGGCCGTCGTCAGGGCGTCCCGTTCGGCCGAGAGTTCGGTGACCAGGGTGTCGGTGCCGGCCTGCCGCTCGGCGGTCTCCTCCGCCTGCCGGGTCAGCTCGTCCAGGGTGCGGAGCAGTTGCTCGCGCTCGTGGAGCAACTGCTGCCGCTCGCCGGCGTAGGCGTGCAGCCGGCGGTCCTGGGTCTCCCGCTCTGCGGCCAGGCCGTGCCGCTCCTCCATCAGGGCCTGGAGGTTCCGCTCGGCCTGGTCCCGGGCGCGCAGCAGCGGACGCGCCGTGGCGCGACGCGCGACGTACGCGCTGCCGCCGGCGAGGACCACAGCCGCGCCGGCGCCCCAGAGCGCGGGCACGGCGGAGCCGTCCGCCGCCGCTCCGCAGCCGGAGAGCGAGAGGACCGCCAGGCAACAGGCGAGGGGGCGCGGGAAGCGGCCGGGCGTCGGTGCGTCGGCCTGCGCCGACCCGGTACGCGCGCTGCCTTCGTCGGCGGGGCCGCTCGACGCCCCGCCGGGGCGCCGGCGCTCCGTCATCCTTTTACGCAACGGTGCTCACAATCTCGTCAGGCCTCAAGCGCCAACGCACTTTTCAGGCCTTCGTGGATCTCGCAGGAGGACGGTAACCCCCGATCCCGCCGCAGACACCCGCGAGAGTCAACCGTAGAAATAGGTGGACAAACAAGATCAACTCTGCATTTCCCCCGTCGGCATCTCTGATGTGGCGTCATCCCGGCGAGAGTCGTCGCAGGTCAGGACGGTACCGACAGT
Protein-coding regions in this window:
- a CDS encoding ATP-binding protein, with the protein product MTERRRPGGASSGPADEGSARTGSAQADAPTPGRFPRPLACCLAVLSLSGCGAAADGSAVPALWGAGAAVVLAGGSAYVARRATARPLLRARDQAERNLQALMEERHGLAAERETQDRRLHAYAGERQQLLHEREQLLRTLDELTRQAEETAERQAGTDTLVTELSAERDALTTARDALLLERDALAKEVDELEGSVDSTFVNLAMRTLTLVERQLVLIEALEGREADPAQLESLFRLDHLATRMRRNSENMLLLAGLENSHRSRKTVTLLDVVRAAVSEIERYERVKLGFLAPIRLSGAVADDTSHLVAELLENATAFSPPQDQVEVGGWLLDNGELMISVVDRGIGLPGERLRTLNEQLSEPSEPGSDRRDALLAGALTGRSMGLFVVARLARRHGIRVQLRENVQGGGITAMVMLPREALQQDAVTNTDLDDQRRAERTVTSAAESARAQAEALAAAQARPIVPAPRPEATTPDGEPPVLPRRKPAAQAAPPARTAEPGPAAGPGPQDLPAVPPAAGEQPAERAPDGSDRPASAAVPEEGAAQHGRADEPISGRPQDGTRAPGRGTEQDDAPVTPLGLPRRIPRGNGLPGTGETPTSGLRRLAVEESTPARTAPAAADGRPGGAGQDVPGQDVPGRPGSGRRAAEQPVAEQPVAEQHAPTRSGTSPEELRRRLGVFQGGLRRAARDSALAGAQPAQASTASPTGDRTGDQTEDQTEDRTGDHSGARTTGKRPIEDGPAEDRPTEDRPTEDRTTGNGPTTAPPTTARPSVTPLPEPPAAPAAEQPQDTAVEGENR